In the Campylobacter showae genome, one interval contains:
- a CDS encoding endonuclease/exonuclease/phosphatase family protein, with amino-acid sequence MKFAVNRLFALFFSALFFAVFAAGAELKIATFNVQNLFDAKNDGSEYKDFVVGKSEWNEKKASAKFKAVSAKIKELNADIIALQEIENEAILKELMKEAGYKYFAFLKGKNGPVGLAVLSRVKPEKTQIFSVPNVKTRDILKLDFEVEGQKFNLLNLHFPARKNPLKQRKTAFVTLKSALADTQKVVVLGDFNTPYGDKELLGDLEASKNLANLWAFLPKHERYSHMSLNALDHVLLSKDALNQNYVLNSFKVEREGEQISDHFALVFRLNFDKNAKNTLQNIAEARVGELSKKSNLPVLLKRATVVQKDKKGFTLAQDKRGIYVYEPKNDAKPGGVMDVAVNRLDEFKGNLEISSHYAVKIYEETQDPQGQMLEAKNLKQARLGDVFSRIGGEVRNGRLYTPYGDIKIYGAKGKPRNEKEAIFTSVRVVSYKNEPQIWIENEDN; translated from the coding sequence ATGAAATTTGCGGTAAATAGGCTTTTTGCGCTCTTTTTTTCGGCCCTGTTTTTCGCCGTTTTTGCGGCGGGCGCCGAGCTAAAGATTGCTACGTTTAACGTGCAAAATTTATTTGACGCCAAAAACGACGGCAGCGAGTATAAGGATTTCGTCGTCGGCAAATCGGAGTGGAACGAGAAAAAAGCAAGCGCCAAATTTAAAGCCGTAAGCGCAAAGATAAAAGAGTTAAACGCCGATATTATCGCGCTTCAAGAAATAGAAAACGAAGCGATTTTAAAAGAGCTGATGAAGGAGGCGGGCTATAAATATTTTGCCTTTTTAAAGGGTAAAAACGGCCCCGTAGGACTAGCGGTGTTATCTCGCGTAAAGCCTGAAAAAACGCAGATTTTTAGCGTGCCAAACGTAAAAACAAGGGACATTTTGAAGCTTGATTTTGAAGTGGAGGGACAAAAATTTAACCTTTTAAATTTGCATTTTCCAGCTAGGAAAAATCCTTTAAAGCAGAGAAAAACGGCTTTTGTCACGCTAAAATCAGCCTTAGCAGATACCCAAAAGGTCGTGGTTTTGGGCGATTTTAATACGCCTTACGGAGATAAAGAGCTGCTGGGCGATCTAGAGGCTAGTAAAAATTTAGCCAATCTTTGGGCGTTTTTGCCAAAGCACGAGCGCTACTCTCACATGAGCCTAAATGCGCTCGATCACGTCCTGCTCTCCAAAGACGCGCTTAACCAAAATTACGTTTTAAACAGCTTTAAGGTTGAGCGAGAGGGAGAGCAAATTTCGGATCATTTCGCACTGGTTTTTAGGCTAAATTTTGATAAAAACGCTAAAAATACGCTGCAAAATATCGCCGAGGCGCGGGTCGGCGAGCTATCAAAAAAGTCAAATTTACCCGTTTTGCTAAAACGCGCTACGGTCGTACAAAAGGACAAAAAAGGCTTCACACTAGCGCAGGATAAGCGCGGTATCTACGTTTATGAGCCAAAAAATGACGCAAAGCCCGGCGGGGTCATGGATGTAGCGGTAAACCGCCTAGACGAGTTTAAGGGAAATCTTGAGATCAGCTCGCATTATGCGGTGAAAATTTACGAAGAAACGCAAGATCCGCAGGGACAGATGCTGGAGGCTAAAAACCTAAAGCAAGCGCGCCTCGGCGACGTGTTTAGCCGTATCGGCGGCGAAGTGCGAAATGGCAGACTCTACACGCCGTACGGAGATATTAAAATTTACGGCGCAAAGGGCAAACCGCGCAACGAAAAAGAGGCGATTTTCACCTCCGTTCGCGTCGTGAGCTACAAAAACGAACCTCAAATTTGGATAGAAAATGAAGATAATTGA
- the leuB gene encoding 3-isopropylmalate dehydrogenase, which translates to MAKIYNIAVIKGDGIGPEIVDEAIKALDAASAEFGFELSYNFYLMGGAAIDVFGEPLPSETLNGALNSDAVLFGAIGGPKWDGLPRHLRPESGLLKLRKGLGAYANLRPAMIFDELVDASTLKPSVLQGVDFIVVRELTGGIYFGQPREKKENSAYNTMTYTSEEIERIAKVGFETAMKRKKRVCMVDKANVLETSQLWREVTSEVAKSYPEVNLEFMYVDNAAMQLVRAPSKFDVILTENLFGDILSDEASMVCGSIGLLPSASIGGKVGIYEPIHGSAPDIAGQGIANPVATILSAAMMLRYSFGENEAAKAIENAVKAALAQGYRTKDIAQFDAKEICTTSEMGSIVASLVKKA; encoded by the coding sequence ATGGCTAAAATTTATAACATAGCGGTGATAAAGGGCGACGGCATCGGCCCTGAGATAGTGGATGAGGCGATAAAGGCGCTGGACGCGGCTAGCGCGGAGTTTGGTTTTGAGCTTAGCTATAACTTTTACCTGATGGGAGGCGCCGCGATCGACGTGTTCGGCGAGCCTTTGCCTAGCGAGACGCTAAACGGCGCGCTAAACTCGGACGCAGTGCTTTTCGGCGCCATAGGCGGGCCTAAATGGGACGGCTTGCCGCGTCATCTGCGCCCTGAAAGCGGGCTTTTAAAGCTGCGAAAAGGACTTGGCGCGTATGCGAATTTGCGCCCGGCGATGATATTTGACGAGCTAGTTGACGCTAGCACGCTAAAGCCGTCGGTCCTTCAGGGCGTCGATTTTATCGTAGTTAGAGAGCTAACGGGCGGGATATACTTCGGTCAGCCGCGCGAGAAAAAGGAAAACAGCGCCTACAACACGATGACCTACACGAGCGAAGAGATCGAGCGCATCGCAAAAGTTGGATTTGAAACCGCGATGAAGCGCAAAAAACGCGTCTGCATGGTCGATAAGGCAAACGTGCTAGAGACTAGTCAGCTGTGGCGAGAGGTCACGAGCGAGGTCGCAAAGAGCTATCCGGAGGTAAATTTGGAGTTTATGTACGTCGATAACGCGGCTATGCAACTAGTGCGCGCGCCTAGTAAATTTGACGTGATTTTGACGGAAAATCTCTTCGGCGATATCCTAAGCGACGAGGCTAGCATGGTGTGCGGCTCGATAGGGCTACTACCAAGCGCTAGCATCGGGGGCAAGGTGGGCATCTACGAGCCTATCCACGGCAGCGCGCCCGATATCGCGGGGCAGGGCATCGCAAACCCGGTCGCTACGATACTAAGCGCTGCGATGATGCTTAGGTATTCATTCGGCGAAAACGAGGCAGCAAAAGCGATCGAAAATGCCGTAAAAGCCGCACTTGCGCAAGGATACAGGACGAAGGATATAGCGCAATTTGACGCTAAAGAAATTTGCACTACGAGCGAAATGGGCAGTATCGTAGCCTCGCTCGTAAAAAAAGCGTAA
- the glyS gene encoding glycine--tRNA ligase subunit beta produces the protein MSETKELIVEIGVEELPAIPFLKECGNVAAKWRETLAQNGLDSECEFYYTPRRIAFYHPKFAVRQEDGFSEFIGAPRQVAQKDGAWMPAALSFAKKCGIAEFELKFETVGGKEVLYYKKPVAGKPSAELLGDMIEKFLLSLNFGKSMRWGEGKFEFIRPVRSFLCLLGDEVVKFNKFDVESGDSIFMHRSVSYDKFVVKNAKDYFAAMPKIGVILDQNVRREKILSEFKQIEAKNGVTVEVDEALLDEVVAITEHPTALLGGFEREFLEVPSEVIITSMKENQRYFPVFEGGKLANRFVVVSNAISPEPALIVKGNEKVLRARLSDAMFFWRSDLAHEFGPEKLKNITYLKELGSTFDKSVRELGVAKRLAKICADRLKACAGEGYEALLERAVMLSKADLTTQMVYEFTELQGVMGGYYAAAKGENENVVTAIKEQYLPSGEASALPSTIFSSVVALAIKLETLIGLFSAGKIPSGNKDPYALRRAANGVIKIIQNENLNLDIAAFLRETAEGYAKFDVEALIGFIFDRLYTFFDVNPSVVKACLASKKGDVLAQCEAIEALGAICAAEDFRQNFSTFKRLANIIKDEKFGAVDEAKFENESEKKLNDAFKAAVKAGGSYSERLKNLFGLKAAIDEFFDNVMINAEDELVRKNRLALVGQIYAEFLKIADIKEISL, from the coding sequence ATGAGCGAAACAAAAGAACTGATCGTGGAGATCGGCGTCGAGGAGCTGCCGGCGATCCCGTTTTTAAAAGAGTGCGGCAACGTCGCGGCAAAATGGCGCGAGACGCTAGCGCAAAACGGCCTGGACAGCGAGTGCGAGTTTTACTACACGCCGCGCAGGATCGCGTTTTATCACCCGAAATTTGCGGTGCGCCAGGAGGACGGATTTAGCGAGTTTATCGGCGCGCCGAGGCAAGTCGCGCAAAAAGACGGCGCATGGATGCCTGCCGCGCTAAGCTTTGCTAAAAAATGCGGTATCGCAGAGTTCGAGCTAAAATTTGAAACCGTCGGCGGCAAAGAGGTGCTCTACTATAAAAAGCCGGTCGCCGGCAAGCCAAGCGCCGAGCTTCTGGGAGATATGATAGAGAAGTTTTTGCTGAGCTTAAATTTTGGCAAATCTATGCGCTGGGGCGAGGGTAAATTTGAGTTTATCCGCCCGGTGCGCTCGTTTTTGTGCCTGCTTGGAGACGAGGTCGTTAAATTTAACAAATTTGACGTAGAAAGCGGCGACAGTATTTTCATGCATAGAAGCGTAAGCTACGATAAATTTGTCGTCAAAAACGCGAAAGATTATTTCGCCGCGATGCCTAAAATCGGCGTAATCCTCGATCAAAACGTGCGCCGAGAGAAAATTTTGAGCGAGTTTAAACAAATCGAAGCTAAAAACGGCGTAACGGTCGAGGTTGACGAGGCGCTGCTAGACGAAGTCGTAGCGATCACCGAGCATCCGACCGCACTGCTGGGCGGCTTTGAGCGGGAGTTTTTGGAAGTGCCTAGCGAGGTCATCATCACCTCGATGAAGGAAAATCAAAGGTATTTTCCCGTTTTTGAGGGCGGTAAGCTCGCTAATCGCTTCGTAGTCGTCAGCAACGCCATCTCGCCCGAGCCTGCGCTCATCGTAAAGGGCAACGAAAAAGTACTTCGCGCGAGGCTTAGCGACGCGATGTTTTTCTGGCGCAGCGACCTAGCGCATGAGTTCGGCCCAGAAAAGCTAAAAAATATCACCTATCTAAAGGAGCTTGGCAGCACATTTGACAAAAGCGTGCGTGAGCTGGGTGTCGCAAAACGGCTGGCTAAAATCTGCGCCGATAGACTAAAAGCGTGCGCGGGAGAGGGCTACGAGGCGCTACTGGAGCGCGCCGTGATGCTGAGTAAGGCCGATCTAACCACGCAGATGGTGTATGAGTTTACCGAGCTTCAAGGCGTGATGGGTGGCTACTATGCGGCGGCTAAGGGCGAAAACGAAAACGTCGTAACCGCGATCAAGGAGCAGTATCTGCCAAGCGGCGAGGCCAGCGCGCTACCTAGCACTATCTTTAGCTCCGTCGTCGCGCTCGCGATCAAGCTCGAGACGCTAATCGGACTCTTTAGCGCGGGCAAGATCCCAAGCGGCAACAAGGACCCGTATGCGCTGCGCCGCGCGGCTAACGGCGTCATCAAGATCATCCAAAACGAAAATCTAAACCTTGATATCGCGGCGTTTTTACGCGAGACGGCGGAGGGATATGCTAAATTTGACGTCGAGGCGCTGATAGGATTTATATTTGATAGGCTTTACACCTTCTTTGATGTAAACCCGTCCGTCGTAAAGGCCTGCCTAGCTAGCAAGAAAGGCGACGTGCTCGCGCAGTGCGAGGCGATCGAGGCTCTAGGCGCGATCTGCGCAGCGGAGGACTTTAGGCAAAATTTCAGCACGTTTAAGCGTCTGGCAAACATCATCAAGGATGAAAAATTCGGCGCCGTAGACGAGGCGAAATTTGAAAACGAGAGCGAGAAAAAGCTAAACGACGCCTTTAAGGCCGCGGTAAAAGCCGGCGGCTCATACAGCGAACGCCTAAAAAATCTTTTCGGTCTAAAAGCTGCGATAGACGAGTTTTTCGACAACGTGATGATAAACGCCGAGGATGAGCTCGTGCGTAAAAATCGCCTTGCGCTCGTAGGGCAAATTTACGCGGAATTCCTTAAAATCGCCGATATAAAAGAGATAAGTTTGTGA
- a CDS encoding CCA tRNA nucleotidyltransferase, with amino-acid sequence MSKIGSKICKNKNLKWLRDFLAPHTKRAYIVGGCVRDAMLGKKISDFDVEIYGIDPAKFDALMAQIGACGVGKNYFVYKFKNFDLSLPRTENKTGEGHKAFEVTYTDYERAASLRRDFTVNAMMINIFDGSFLDFYGGECDLKRGILRHIDDEKFAEDSLRVLRAVQFSARLNFRIARGSLRLMKRLSISDLSRERINGELMKLFSAKFQEIGFLYLYKLGLLGKIFGLNLSRAEAEKFAVKLKRAVKFLPKQNGKKDEREFLYLLNGYFGVKNFYDLGLPKSFEACVKEPFFSQRPSDVELLKIALDKPLKSWLGLNSPGLIKRAKNLGVFEAKFEPAIDTAEILKQGFKGAQIGAEIRRRQDLAIEKFLNEKSSRA; translated from the coding sequence ATGTCGAAAATCGGCTCGAAAATCTGCAAAAATAAAAATCTAAAATGGTTGCGAGATTTTCTCGCACCCCACACCAAGCGCGCGTATATCGTCGGCGGTTGCGTTCGCGATGCGATGCTCGGTAAAAAAATCTCCGACTTTGACGTTGAAATTTACGGTATCGACCCGGCTAAATTCGACGCGCTGATGGCGCAAATCGGCGCTTGCGGCGTGGGTAAAAACTACTTCGTTTATAAATTTAAAAACTTCGACCTTTCCTTACCGCGAACCGAAAACAAAACAGGCGAAGGACACAAAGCGTTTGAGGTCACGTATACGGACTACGAACGTGCGGCGTCTTTGCGCCGAGACTTTACCGTAAACGCGATGATGATAAATATCTTTGACGGCTCATTTTTGGACTTTTACGGCGGAGAGTGCGACCTAAAACGCGGTATCTTGCGCCATATCGACGATGAAAAATTCGCCGAAGATAGCCTGCGCGTACTGCGGGCGGTTCAGTTTAGCGCACGGCTAAATTTCCGTATCGCGCGAGGTAGTTTGAGGCTGATGAAACGCCTAAGTATCAGCGACCTTAGCCGAGAGCGCATAAACGGCGAGCTGATGAAGCTTTTTAGCGCTAAATTTCAAGAAATCGGCTTTTTATATCTTTACAAACTAGGGCTTTTGGGTAAAATTTTCGGGCTAAATTTGAGCCGCGCCGAGGCGGAAAAATTTGCCGTAAAGCTAAAAAGAGCGGTTAAATTTCTACCCAAACAAAACGGCAAAAAAGACGAGCGCGAGTTTTTGTATCTTTTAAACGGCTATTTCGGCGTTAAAAATTTTTACGATTTGGGACTGCCAAAAAGCTTTGAAGCCTGCGTTAAAGAGCCGTTTTTTTCGCAGCGTCCAAGCGACGTCGAGCTGCTTAAAATCGCGCTAGATAAACCGCTAAAAAGCTGGCTCGGACTAAACTCGCCCGGCCTCATAAAAAGAGCTAAAAATTTAGGCGTTTTTGAAGCCAAATTTGAACCCGCTATCGATACGGCTGAGATTTTAAAACAAGGCTTTAAAGGCGCGCAGATCGGTGCTGAGATAAGGCGCAGGCAGGATTTGGCGATCGAAAAATTTTTAAACGAAAAGTCAAGCCGCGCTTAA
- a CDS encoding tRNA (cytidine(34)-2'-O)-methyltransferase, translating to MFNIVLVHPQIPQNTGSIGRMCVNANLKLHIIKPTVFDISEKAVRRAGLDYWALLNPVIWENLDEFLCANAAYEDRFFYATTKARKFYFEAEFKKGDFLFFGGESTGLPMELMRRNFANAIKIPMGEQGRSLNLATSAGIIAYEAIRQNFAQSGLGGAL from the coding sequence ATGTTTAATATCGTCCTCGTTCATCCTCAAATCCCCCAAAATACGGGCTCGATCGGACGTATGTGCGTAAATGCAAACCTTAAGCTTCATATAATCAAGCCGACCGTTTTTGACATCAGCGAAAAGGCAGTTAGGCGCGCGGGACTTGATTATTGGGCGCTGCTAAATCCGGTGATTTGGGAGAATTTGGACGAGTTTTTGTGCGCAAACGCCGCTTACGAGGATAGATTTTTTTACGCTACGACGAAGGCGCGTAAATTTTATTTTGAAGCGGAGTTTAAAAAGGGCGATTTTCTGTTTTTCGGCGGCGAAAGTACGGGGCTGCCTATGGAGCTGATGCGGCGAAATTTCGCAAACGCGATTAAAATCCCGATGGGCGAGCAGGGCAGGAGCTTAAATTTAGCCACGAGCGCGGGCATCATCGCGTATGAGGCTATCAGGCAAAATTTCGCCCAGTCGGGCCTTGGAGGCGCGCTATGA
- a CDS encoding CiaD-like domain-containing protein: MKLEEIAKMAIDEVAMELERMDAAREKQDVSQETNETKDGINLGGIPVSSGDVNLTNAAGLANLVGEISVADEVSEFEAALGSAVSSQKTAAEFDGVEESIATAAPQKAFEVEVANFTGEEIFLKNLKERVLVLFEGLNATGEENLKDRLSLTLKFLEFVLANVENRLENLQK, translated from the coding sequence ATGAAACTAGAAGAAATAGCGAAAATGGCGATAGACGAGGTGGCGATGGAGCTAGAGCGGATGGACGCCGCGCGCGAAAAACAGGACGTATCGCAAGAGACAAACGAAACTAAAGACGGGATAAATTTGGGGGGCATTCCCGTATCAAGCGGCGACGTAAATTTGACCAACGCCGCCGGCCTTGCAAATTTAGTCGGCGAGATAAGCGTAGCGGACGAGGTTAGCGAGTTTGAGGCGGCTTTGGGTAGCGCGGTAAGCTCGCAAAAAACGGCGGCGGAATTTGATGGTGTAGAGGAGTCTATAGCGACTGCTGCGCCGCAAAAAGCCTTTGAGGTCGAGGTTGCGAATTTTACGGGCGAGGAGATATTTCTAAAAAACCTAAAAGAACGCGTTTTGGTGCTTTTTGAAGGACTAAACGCAACCGGCGAGGAAAATCTAAAAGACAGACTCTCGCTCACACTTAAATTTTTAGAATTCGTGCTGGCAAATGTCGAAAATCGGCTCGAAAATCTGCAAAAATAA